The following proteins are co-located in the Vigna angularis cultivar LongXiaoDou No.4 chromosome 2, ASM1680809v1, whole genome shotgun sequence genome:
- the LOC108328990 gene encoding uncharacterized protein LOC108328990 encodes MKKQASTRLLMWVMICLQVYLIIAAVSLSESNDSTSVCNGSVENCLRLHHLDSQLPTVSSSHFRRILDGANGQKTAGTADPNNPFYKCPSGDRYTSCLAKIDGPRINCNYYNKGC; translated from the coding sequence ATGAAGAAGCAAGCATCAACCCGTTTGCTGATGTGGGTTATGATTTGTCTTCAGGTTTATCTGATCATTGCAGCTGTGTCATTGTCGGAGTCCAATGACTCCACTTCTGTGTGCAATGGCTCTGTAGAGAACTGCCTCCGCCTCCACCACTTGGACTCACAGCTTCCCACCGTCTCCAGCTCCCACTTTCGCAGAATACTTGATGGAGCCAATGGCCAGAAGACGGCGGGTACAGCAGATCCTAATAACCCCTTCTACAAGTGTCCGTCTGGTGATAGGTACACATCATGTCTGGCAAAAATTGACGGTCCTAGGATAAATTGTAATTACTACAACAAGGGATGCTAA